Proteins encoded within one genomic window of Candidatus Rokuibacteriota bacterium:
- a CDS encoding FAD-binding oxidoreductase, whose translation MTRPYDVAVIGTGMLGAPAAYRLARAGRRVIALEARAPAEGTSGSSFAWINAVRKEPEAYHRLNADGVAQYDGLADELGADIGYVGGGCLEWAGADGEQDELRERVARLAGRGYPAEWLDRAAALEIQPNLAIGSGTRGVAFYPRTGWVDAPRLIRAFLQLAVANGAEVRPRTPARSLRVRADRITCITTDQGDVLAGEVLVAAGTATPDLLEPLGVTLPVRRVPGLLAVTSPPDEPLTRVVYAPGVHLRPDVSGGLLLGAPDVDRLVTEETRLDTAAGLAQPLLDRARQVFPPARSVHPVAVRIGIRPVPADGHTIGGRVPGFRNAWVLVTHSGITLGPLLGRLIAAEITGGAPSPQLAPFRPDRFAGSVLDRSRSAR comes from the coding sequence TTGACGCGGCCCTATGACGTCGCGGTGATCGGCACCGGGATGCTGGGCGCGCCGGCTGCCTACCGACTCGCCCGCGCCGGGCGACGCGTGATCGCGCTGGAGGCCCGCGCGCCCGCCGAAGGAACGAGCGGCAGCTCGTTCGCCTGGATCAATGCCGTGCGAAAGGAGCCCGAAGCCTACCACCGTCTCAACGCCGACGGCGTGGCTCAGTATGACGGCCTCGCCGACGAGCTCGGCGCCGACATCGGCTACGTGGGAGGCGGTTGCCTCGAATGGGCCGGGGCGGATGGAGAGCAGGACGAGCTGCGCGAACGCGTTGCGCGCCTCGCCGGCCGTGGCTATCCGGCGGAGTGGCTGGATCGCGCCGCCGCTCTCGAGATCCAGCCGAACCTGGCAATCGGGAGCGGTACACGGGGGGTCGCGTTCTATCCGCGCACGGGGTGGGTGGATGCGCCGCGTCTCATCCGGGCGTTCCTCCAACTGGCCGTTGCGAACGGAGCCGAGGTTCGGCCCCGGACACCGGCTCGGTCGCTGCGAGTGCGTGCCGATCGCATCACCTGCATCACCACCGACCAGGGCGACGTGCTCGCCGGAGAGGTGCTGGTTGCTGCCGGCACGGCAACGCCGGACCTGCTTGAGCCGCTCGGCGTGACGCTCCCCGTGCGACGCGTCCCCGGCCTCCTCGCTGTCACCTCGCCGCCTGATGAGCCGCTGACGCGCGTGGTCTACGCCCCCGGTGTCCACCTCCGTCCGGACGTGAGTGGTGGCCTCCTGCTCGGCGCCCCCGATGTGGATCGGCTCGTCACCGAGGAGACGCGGCTCGATACGGCCGCCGGCCTCGCGCAGCCGCTTCTCGACCGCGCGCGACAGGTCTTCCCACCAGCCCGGTCGGTTCACCCGGTGGCTGTCCGCATCGGCATCAGGCCCGTGCCCGCGGACGGCCACACGATCGGCGGTCGCGTGCCAGGCTTTCGCAACGCCTGGGTGCTCGTCACGCACAGCGGGATCACGCTCGGCCCGCTCCTCGGCCGGTTGATCGCCGCCGAGATCACAGGCGGCGCGCCAAGCCCACAGCTCGCTCCGTTCAGGCCAGACCGCTTCGCGGGTTCCGTCCTTGACCGCTCCCGTTCAGCACGCTGA
- a CDS encoding ribokinase, producing the protein MTPDFVAVGHVTLDEMPIGRRPGGAALYAALTAHRLGCSAGLLTSFGPDFPREVIPPELQVVQIQARQTTVFRHEGGPTGRRLTLVGRAQDLEVGHLPVSWKEVSLALLCPVANEVDPALAAAFTEGAVGAAVQGWMRKRGAGGAITPVRWEDAPQVLPHVQAVFLSPEDIGEFEDDVPEWFQRIPLGVVTLGAAGALLFVNGERYVVQADVAQQSDPTGAGDVFAAAFLIHYQREGNPWEAAAYAACAAACAVEAEGVGGIPDAEALEARLARYRHRLARGMP; encoded by the coding sequence ATGACACCAGACTTTGTTGCTGTTGGCCACGTGACCCTGGACGAGATGCCGATCGGGAGGCGGCCGGGTGGTGCGGCCCTCTACGCCGCGCTCACCGCCCATCGTCTCGGCTGCTCCGCAGGCCTGCTCACGAGCTTCGGCCCTGACTTCCCCCGCGAGGTGATCCCTCCCGAACTCCAGGTGGTTCAGATTCAAGCTCGCCAGACTACCGTCTTCCGCCACGAGGGCGGGCCAACCGGCCGCCGCCTCACCCTGGTGGGTCGGGCGCAGGACCTGGAGGTGGGCCATCTCCCCGTCTCGTGGAAGGAGGTGAGCCTGGCCTTGCTCTGCCCGGTCGCAAACGAGGTGGACCCGGCGCTCGCCGCCGCCTTTACCGAGGGCGCGGTCGGCGCGGCGGTCCAGGGGTGGATGCGGAAGCGAGGTGCGGGCGGAGCGATCACGCCCGTTCGGTGGGAGGACGCTCCCCAGGTGCTCCCCCATGTCCAGGCTGTGTTCCTCAGCCCGGAGGACATCGGAGAGTTCGAGGACGACGTGCCCGAGTGGTTCCAACGGATCCCCCTCGGTGTCGTGACGCTGGGCGCTGCCGGTGCCCTTCTTTTCGTCAACGGCGAGCGCTACGTGGTCCAGGCGGACGTGGCGCAGCAGAGCGACCCCACGGGGGCAGGTGACGTCTTTGCGGCGGCCTTCTTGATTCACTACCAGCGCGAGGGAAACCCCTGGGAGGCGGCCGCCTATGCCGCGTGCGCGGCGGCCTGCGCCGTCGAGGCCGAGGGGGTCGGCGGGATCCCCGACGCCGAGGCGCTGGAAGCCCGCCTCGCCCGCTACCGACACCGTCTCGCCCGAGGCATGCCTTGA
- a CDS encoding phenylacetate--CoA ligase family protein, with product MGKIDRRSGYWNREKETMPAAACRRYQEAWLLELVALAWERAPGVRRRLEAARLRPQDLSSLDALARLPVIKKSQMPDLQQAAPPFGGFCTVPMRRVRKIFVSPGPIFEPLGPEVGGWHAEVGLYAGGFRPGDIVLNTYAYHLTPAAQMIDEALNVIGCAVVPTGVGNTDYQVTIGKAVGATGYVGTPSFLMTILKRAEEMGVGRLPLEVAEVGAEALPESLRRTFEEQYGILTRQGFGTADIGLVAYECVEKSGMHLVEDAIVQVCDPQTGEPLANGQIGELVATVRHETYPMIRFGTGDLTIINDSPCPCGRTSARMLGWRGRADEVTKVRGMFIHPRQADEVAARAGGLVRYQVVVTRRDHQDVMTFRVELAEGAEAGAVKPALEAAIRDVMKLRGEVEVVLRGSIPESAKKIDDQRKWD from the coding sequence GTGGGAAAGATCGATCGACGGAGCGGGTACTGGAACCGCGAGAAGGAGACAATGCCGGCCGCGGCATGCCGCCGCTATCAGGAGGCCTGGCTCCTTGAGCTGGTGGCGCTGGCGTGGGAGCGGGCGCCGGGCGTGCGGCGGCGGCTGGAGGCCGCGAGGCTCCGCCCTCAGGATCTCTCGAGCCTTGACGCGCTCGCGCGCCTCCCCGTCATCAAGAAGAGCCAGATGCCCGACCTCCAGCAGGCCGCCCCGCCGTTCGGCGGCTTCTGCACAGTGCCCATGCGCCGCGTCCGGAAAATCTTCGTGTCGCCTGGACCCATCTTCGAGCCCCTCGGTCCCGAGGTCGGCGGGTGGCACGCCGAGGTCGGTCTCTACGCGGGAGGGTTCCGTCCGGGAGACATCGTCCTCAACACCTACGCCTATCACCTCACCCCGGCAGCCCAGATGATCGACGAGGCGCTCAATGTCATCGGCTGCGCGGTGGTGCCCACCGGTGTAGGCAACACCGATTATCAGGTGACCATTGGCAAGGCTGTAGGTGCGACTGGGTATGTCGGAACACCTAGTTTTCTCATGACGATCCTGAAGCGCGCGGAGGAGATGGGTGTCGGCCGGCTGCCGTTGGAGGTCGCGGAGGTCGGAGCCGAGGCGCTCCCCGAGTCCCTCCGCCGGACCTTCGAGGAGCAGTACGGGATCTTGACGCGGCAGGGGTTCGGCACCGCGGACATAGGGCTCGTGGCCTACGAGTGTGTCGAGAAGAGCGGGATGCACCTGGTGGAGGACGCGATCGTTCAGGTCTGCGACCCGCAGACAGGAGAGCCGCTCGCGAACGGTCAGATCGGCGAGCTGGTCGCCACCGTCCGCCACGAGACGTATCCGATGATCAGGTTCGGGACCGGTGACTTGACGATCATTAACGACTCCCCGTGCCCGTGCGGACGGACTTCGGCTCGGATGCTGGGCTGGCGCGGGCGCGCCGACGAGGTCACCAAGGTGCGCGGCATGTTCATCCATCCGCGCCAGGCCGACGAGGTGGCGGCCAGGGCCGGGGGCCTCGTCCGCTACCAGGTGGTCGTCACGCGCCGTGATCACCAGGACGTCATGACCTTTCGGGTGGAACTGGCCGAGGGCGCCGAAGCGGGTGCCGTGAAGCCGGCGCTGGAGGCTGCCATCCGCGACGTCATGAAGCTCAGGGGTGAGGTGGAGGTGGTCCTGCGCGGGTCTATCCCCGAGAGCGCCAAGAAGATCGACGACCAGCGGAAGTGGGATTAG
- a CDS encoding glucose 1-dehydrogenase produces MRLQRRVAVVTGAGSGIGREIALALAREGARVAIVDVNEAGARDAAAAVEKEGGQALAERADVTRKPEVDAAVSQIVARWGTVHILVNNAGWDRPTRFVETTEEFWDKVLAINLKGPIICSRAVLDFMIKQEYGKIVNIASDAGRVGSTGEAVYSAAKGGVIAFTKTLARELARYRINVNCVCPGPADTPLFRQEFAAANPRLAESLTRAIPWGRLGTPEDVAPAVVFLASDDAGYITGQTLSVSGGLTMV; encoded by the coding sequence ATGAGGCTCCAGCGCCGCGTGGCCGTGGTAACGGGAGCCGGGAGCGGGATCGGCCGCGAGATCGCGCTGGCCCTGGCCCGCGAGGGAGCTCGGGTCGCGATCGTGGACGTCAACGAGGCCGGCGCCCGAGACGCGGCCGCGGCCGTCGAGAAGGAAGGGGGTCAGGCGCTCGCGGAGCGCGCTGACGTGACGCGCAAGCCCGAGGTGGACGCGGCCGTGTCGCAGATCGTCGCGCGCTGGGGGACCGTGCACATCCTGGTCAACAACGCCGGATGGGACCGTCCCACCCGCTTCGTCGAGACGACGGAAGAGTTCTGGGACAAGGTGCTCGCGATCAACCTGAAGGGCCCCATCATCTGCAGCCGGGCCGTGCTCGACTTCATGATCAAGCAGGAGTACGGGAAGATCGTCAACATCGCCTCCGATGCCGGACGGGTCGGCTCGACAGGCGAGGCGGTATATTCCGCAGCAAAGGGGGGCGTCATCGCCTTCACCAAGACCCTGGCGCGGGAGCTCGCCCGCTACCGCATCAACGTCAACTGCGTCTGTCCCGGCCCGGCGGATACGCCGCTCTTCCGGCAGGAGTTCGCGGCCGCCAATCCCAGGCTGGCGGAAAGCCTCACGCGCGCCATCCCGTGGGGGCGCCTCGGCACCCCCGAGGATGTGGCCCCGGCCGTGGTCTTCCTTGCCTCCGACGACGCCGGCTACATCACCGGCCAGACCCTCTCCGTCTCCGGCGGGCTCACCATGGTCTAG
- a CDS encoding ABC transporter ATP-binding protein, translated as MLKLSNVEVVYDRTILVVKGVSLQVPEQRIVTLLGSNGAGKSTTLKAISGLLKPERGEIITGSVELTGQRIDHLEPEGIVRLGITLVMEGRRVFEHLTAEENLRAGAHTRRNGADIKRDLELVYQYFPKLAERRSLKAGYLSGGEQQMLAIGRALMARPRLMLLDEPSLGLAPLLVEEIFQIIERLNQEEKLTVLLVEQNAAMALTVAHYGYVMENGRIVLDGDTATLRDNADVKEFYLGLTEVGQRKSYRDIKHYRRRKRWLS; from the coding sequence ATGCTGAAGCTCAGCAACGTCGAGGTGGTCTACGACCGGACGATCCTGGTCGTCAAGGGGGTCTCGCTGCAGGTTCCCGAGCAGCGGATCGTGACGCTTCTTGGGTCCAACGGCGCGGGCAAGAGCACCACGCTGAAAGCCATCTCGGGTCTTCTCAAGCCCGAGCGGGGTGAGATCATCACCGGCTCGGTGGAGTTGACCGGTCAGCGGATCGACCACCTGGAGCCGGAGGGGATCGTGAGGCTGGGGATCACGCTGGTGATGGAGGGCCGCAGGGTGTTCGAGCACTTGACCGCGGAGGAAAACCTGCGGGCGGGGGCTCACACCCGGCGGAACGGTGCGGACATCAAGCGAGACCTGGAACTGGTGTACCAGTACTTCCCTAAGCTGGCGGAGCGCAGAAGCCTGAAGGCCGGCTACCTCTCCGGAGGTGAGCAGCAGATGCTGGCGATCGGGCGGGCGCTCATGGCTCGCCCACGGCTGATGCTCCTCGACGAGCCATCCCTCGGCCTCGCCCCGCTCCTGGTGGAGGAGATCTTCCAGATCATCGAGCGGTTGAACCAGGAGGAGAAGCTTACGGTGCTCCTGGTGGAGCAGAACGCGGCCATGGCGCTCACCGTGGCGCACTACGGCTACGTCATGGAGAACGGCCGCATCGTGCTCGATGGCGACACGGCGACACTCCGGGACAACGCGGACGTGAAGGAGTTCTACCTCGGGCTCACCGAGGTGGGTCAACGGAAGAGCTACCGGGATATCAAGCACTACCGCCGGCGGAAGCGCTGGCTGAGCTAG
- a CDS encoding AAA family ATPase has translation MSCPRCQHQNPAGQKFCGECGAPLAATCAACGAPNPPGQKFCGECGAPLTPVGVAEKFAAPHSYTPRHLAEKILTSRSALEGERKQVTVLFCDIVDSSRLAEQLDPEGMHEVMDRALRLMAEAVHRYEGTVNQFLGDGLMALFGAPLALEDHALRGVQAALAIRETLSGYSEQLKRERAVEMRLRLGLNTGLVVVGRIGDDLRMDYTAVGDTTHLAARMQTLAEPGTILVTEATHRLVEGHVRSEALGPVQVKGRSEPVSVHKVTGRRRARTRLDVSAERGLTPLVGRERELGLLQDCFARVKAGRGQVVGIVGEAGVGKSRVLYEFKRLLEGERVTWLEGHCVSYGQATPYLPVLEILRTNFHVEEEDNPLQIGEKLRQGFRVLDPNLEGILPFLGELFGLPLDDEVLKKLDPKTKRQKTFEAIRALTMAGSQRRPHVVIVEDLHWIDKTSEDYLAFLIDSLAGMPLLLLTTQRPGYSVRWADKTYYTQIALDLLTDVDTEVMLAQLLGARELPADLTRLVREKAEGNPLFVEEITRSLLERGVLVRSNGQVRWSQEARVEFPPTAQDIIRARVDHLEEPVKRALQTAAVIGRDFGPSLLARVSEAHAELDRHLQALKRLELIHEIRFFPEPEYSFKHAVIRDVAYESLLVHQRKGIHRLIGEAIEELYPDRLAEQYEILARHFSAADEREKALEYFEKAGDKAARAVALGEALALYEGALALVDPDNPMKKADLLVKLANVSTFVTSDAEADRVLAHAESALPFFERLGDKRSLLNTHLNVAALYIGGYWDATREDKALEHLEAAAALAEGDPDSVEKGLTYQRTAHLYLHRGQPATAIPWAQRAADLFARLRVPIGTALGTALTYTGQIDEGIAYNEKNWEPVLKVGNPLVIAILGHELSLTLALARDVPRAREWGERALSELLKTQSIVFHGLLRRPLALIYTLSGDVSRAEEHYQAARAIQAKTKVGCYWEDAAAMGFYPFRRGEWDTAEEYLERMVPMYQEMNQLAAVAAYSFTLGSLNLGRGNHSRAEELFLRSLKICRDGGNVLFELWVLPVLVELYLKIGQMAKAAENVARGFELLKPGQNWYGLAGPVYLAKGMFGSASRNWEEATSAFEKAVAINRQYQLPWDEAEALYEWGLMHLARGEAGDREAAREKLNRSLEIFQHVGAKKDVEKVLAAMERL, from the coding sequence ATGAGCTGTCCCCGGTGCCAGCACCAGAACCCCGCCGGCCAGAAATTCTGTGGGGAGTGCGGGGCCCCCCTGGCCGCGACCTGCGCCGCGTGCGGCGCGCCGAATCCCCCCGGGCAGAAGTTCTGCGGCGAATGTGGCGCGCCGCTTACCCCGGTGGGCGTGGCCGAAAAGTTCGCCGCGCCCCATTCCTACACGCCCAGGCACCTCGCCGAGAAGATTCTGACCTCTCGGAGCGCCCTGGAAGGCGAGCGCAAGCAAGTCACCGTCCTTTTCTGCGACATCGTGGACTCCTCGCGCCTGGCCGAGCAGCTGGACCCCGAGGGGATGCACGAGGTGATGGATCGGGCCCTCCGGCTCATGGCCGAGGCGGTCCACCGTTACGAGGGGACTGTGAACCAGTTCCTGGGGGACGGTCTGATGGCACTCTTCGGCGCCCCGCTGGCCCTGGAGGATCACGCCCTCCGGGGGGTCCAGGCGGCGCTGGCGATCCGGGAGACCCTGAGCGGGTACAGCGAGCAGCTCAAGCGGGAGCGCGCGGTGGAGATGCGGCTGCGGCTGGGCCTGAACACGGGGCTCGTCGTGGTGGGTCGGATCGGGGACGACCTCCGAATGGACTACACCGCGGTGGGCGATACCACGCATCTGGCGGCGCGAATGCAGACCCTGGCCGAGCCCGGGACGATTCTCGTCACCGAAGCCACCCATCGTCTGGTGGAGGGCCATGTGCGAAGCGAGGCGTTGGGGCCAGTTCAGGTCAAAGGGCGGAGCGAGCCGGTCTCGGTACACAAGGTCACCGGCCGCAGGCGGGCGCGCACCCGGCTGGACGTGAGCGCTGAGCGGGGGCTCACGCCTCTGGTGGGTCGCGAGCGCGAGTTGGGCCTCCTTCAGGACTGCTTTGCGCGCGTCAAAGCCGGCAGAGGCCAGGTCGTAGGCATCGTGGGTGAGGCCGGGGTCGGGAAGTCCCGCGTGCTCTACGAGTTCAAGAGACTCCTGGAAGGCGAGCGGGTGACGTGGCTCGAAGGCCACTGTGTGAGCTATGGCCAGGCCACGCCCTATCTGCCGGTGCTCGAGATCCTCCGGACAAACTTCCACGTCGAGGAGGAGGACAACCCACTCCAGATCGGGGAGAAGCTCCGCCAGGGTTTCCGCGTGCTCGACCCGAACTTGGAAGGGATTCTTCCGTTCCTTGGCGAGCTGTTCGGACTCCCGCTCGATGACGAGGTGCTCAAAAAGCTCGATCCCAAGACCAAGCGGCAGAAGACCTTCGAGGCGATCCGGGCGCTCACCATGGCCGGGAGCCAGCGCCGGCCCCACGTCGTGATCGTGGAAGACCTCCACTGGATCGACAAAACCTCCGAGGACTACCTCGCCTTTCTGATCGATAGCCTGGCGGGGATGCCGCTCCTGCTGCTCACCACCCAGCGCCCCGGCTACTCGGTGCGCTGGGCGGACAAGACCTACTACACGCAGATCGCCCTCGACCTCCTGACCGACGTGGATACGGAGGTGATGTTGGCACAGCTCCTCGGGGCTCGAGAGCTGCCGGCCGATCTCACCCGGCTCGTGCGGGAAAAAGCCGAGGGCAACCCGCTCTTCGTGGAGGAGATCACGCGCTCGCTCCTGGAGCGAGGCGTGCTGGTGCGAAGCAATGGACAGGTAAGGTGGTCCCAGGAGGCGCGGGTCGAGTTTCCGCCAACGGCCCAGGACATCATCCGCGCCCGGGTCGACCATCTCGAGGAACCAGTCAAGCGCGCCTTACAAACGGCGGCTGTCATCGGGCGAGACTTTGGCCCAAGCCTCCTGGCCCGTGTCTCGGAGGCTCACGCGGAGCTCGACCGCCATCTCCAGGCCCTCAAGCGGCTCGAGCTCATCCACGAGATCCGGTTCTTCCCCGAGCCCGAGTACAGCTTCAAGCACGCGGTGATCCGGGACGTGGCTTATGAGAGCCTCCTGGTTCACCAGAGAAAGGGGATCCACCGCCTGATCGGCGAGGCGATCGAGGAGCTCTACCCTGACCGGCTGGCCGAGCAGTACGAGATCCTTGCCCGCCACTTCTCCGCGGCCGACGAACGGGAGAAAGCCCTCGAATATTTCGAGAAGGCGGGGGACAAGGCGGCCCGAGCAGTCGCCCTTGGAGAGGCACTCGCACTCTATGAGGGAGCGCTCGCTCTCGTGGACCCTGACAACCCGATGAAGAAGGCCGATCTATTGGTGAAGCTCGCAAACGTGTCAACCTTCGTAACATCAGACGCGGAAGCGGATCGCGTTCTCGCCCACGCCGAGTCAGCGCTCCCCTTCTTCGAGCGCCTCGGTGACAAGCGAAGCCTTCTGAACACGCACCTGAACGTGGCTGCGCTCTATATCGGGGGGTACTGGGACGCAACCAGAGAGGACAAGGCGCTGGAGCACCTCGAGGCGGCCGCGGCCCTGGCCGAGGGAGACCCCGACAGCGTCGAGAAGGGCCTAACGTACCAGCGAACGGCCCATCTCTATCTCCATCGGGGCCAGCCCGCCACGGCTATTCCCTGGGCCCAGCGCGCCGCTGATCTCTTCGCCAGGCTGCGCGTGCCAATCGGCACCGCTCTGGGCACCGCCCTCACCTACACCGGACAAATCGACGAGGGAATCGCCTATAACGAAAAGAACTGGGAGCCCGTCCTGAAGGTGGGGAACCCGCTCGTCATCGCCATACTGGGCCATGAGCTTTCTCTCACGCTCGCGCTCGCGCGGGACGTTCCCCGGGCCCGGGAATGGGGAGAACGAGCCCTGTCTGAGCTCTTGAAGACGCAAAGCATAGTCTTTCACGGCCTCCTCCGACGACCGCTGGCGCTGATCTATACGCTCTCAGGGGACGTCTCCAGGGCGGAAGAGCACTACCAGGCAGCAAGGGCAATCCAGGCCAAAACGAAGGTAGGCTGCTACTGGGAAGACGCTGCCGCCATGGGATTTTACCCGTTTCGTCGGGGAGAATGGGACACCGCGGAAGAGTATCTGGAAAGAATGGTCCCGATGTATCAGGAGATGAACCAGCTCGCGGCCGTTGCCGCGTATTCCTTCACGCTGGGCAGCCTGAACTTGGGACGGGGCAACCACTCGAGGGCTGAGGAGCTGTTCCTGCGGAGCCTCAAGATCTGCCGGGATGGGGGAAATGTCCTGTTCGAGCTTTGGGTGCTGCCGGTGCTTGTTGAGCTTTACCTCAAGATCGGACAAATGGCCAAGGCTGCGGAAAACGTGGCCCGAGGATTCGAGCTGCTGAAGCCGGGCCAGAACTGGTACGGCTTGGCCGGCCCTGTGTACCTCGCCAAAGGCATGTTTGGTAGTGCCAGCCGGAATTGGGAAGAGGCGACATCGGCCTTCGAGAAGGCCGTCGCTATCAACCGCCAGTATCAGCTTCCGTGGGACGAGGCGGAGGCGCTCTACGAGTGGGGGCTCATGCACCTGGCAAGAGGCGAGGCTGGAGACCGCGAGGCTGCCCGCGAGAAGTTAAATAGGTCTCTTGAAATCTTTCAACACGTCGGCGCCAAGAAGGACGTGGAGAAGGTGCTTGCAGCGATGGAGAGGCTGTAG
- the fsa gene encoding fructose-6-phosphate aldolase, with the protein MKIFLDTANIGELKEGIAMGVVDGCTTNPSLIAKEKRPFRPLVEEICALVPGPVSLEVVATDEEGMVKEGKELAQIAPNVAVKCPLTKDGLKAVRRLTRDGIKVNQTLCFSPTQALLSAKAGATYISPFLGRLDDISHVGMDLVRQIVEIYRVQGFQTQVLAASIRNPLHVADAALAGAHVATMPFAVLEQLTKHPLTDIGLKKFLEDWNKAGVKL; encoded by the coding sequence ATGAAGATTTTCCTCGATACGGCGAACATCGGCGAGCTGAAAGAAGGGATCGCCATGGGTGTGGTGGACGGCTGCACCACGAATCCCTCGCTTATTGCCAAGGAGAAACGCCCGTTCCGCCCCCTGGTGGAGGAGATCTGCGCCCTGGTTCCCGGTCCGGTCAGCCTGGAGGTGGTGGCCACGGACGAGGAGGGGATGGTCAAGGAGGGCAAGGAGCTGGCCCAGATCGCCCCCAACGTGGCCGTGAAGTGCCCGTTGACGAAGGACGGGCTCAAGGCGGTCCGCCGGCTCACCCGGGACGGGATCAAGGTCAACCAGACCCTCTGCTTCTCGCCGACCCAGGCGCTCCTGTCAGCCAAGGCCGGGGCGACGTATATCAGCCCGTTCCTCGGCCGGCTCGACGACATCAGCCATGTCGGCATGGACCTGGTACGCCAGATCGTGGAGATCTACCGGGTTCAGGGGTTCCAGACCCAGGTCCTGGCCGCGTCGATCCGGAACCCGCTCCACGTCGCGGACGCGGCCCTGGCCGGAGCCCACGTGGCCACCATGCCGTTCGCCGTCCTCGAGCAGCTCACGAAGCATCCGCTGACGGACATCGGCCTCAAGAAGTTCCTGGAGGACTGGAACAAGGCCGGCGTCAAGCTGTAG
- a CDS encoding sigma-70 family RNA polymerase sigma factor yields MAADDRGVMHRVARGDETAFTELVSRYQDRLFTVAHRLLGNRADAEDAVQRAFLNCHLNARSYDRRWQVSTWLYRILTNICVDELRRRRVSAPLGREQQARGRPDEAAPRLDVRRALERVPTEARLLLALRYVDGLTYAELARVRGVSINTVKSQLARGKSILRKALG; encoded by the coding sequence TTGGCGGCTGACGACCGCGGGGTGATGCACCGTGTGGCGCGAGGAGACGAAACCGCGTTCACCGAACTCGTGAGCCGGTACCAGGACCGCCTCTTCACGGTGGCGCACCGGCTTCTCGGAAACCGGGCGGATGCCGAGGACGCGGTCCAGCGCGCGTTCCTCAACTGCCATCTGAACGCCCGCAGCTACGACCGCCGCTGGCAGGTCTCCACGTGGCTCTACCGGATCCTGACCAACATCTGCGTGGACGAGCTGAGGCGGCGTCGGGTGTCCGCGCCGCTCGGCCGTGAACAGCAAGCGCGCGGGAGACCCGACGAGGCGGCGCCCCGGCTGGATGTGAGGCGCGCCCTGGAACGCGTGCCGACCGAGGCACGGCTCCTCCTGGCGCTGCGCTACGTTGACGGGCTCACGTACGCCGAGCTCGCGCGGGTCAGGGGGGTCTCGATCAACACCGTCAAGAGCCAGCTGGCCCGGGGGAAATCCATCCTCCGTAAGGCGCTCGGCTGA
- a CDS encoding winged helix-turn-helix transcriptional regulator, translating into MGIKTVSSPFGGIGRTRVLLALRLLSESYPRELARVLGMPFSSVQKALRSLEKDGLVAGRALGRTRVVQLDPRYFAAEELQRFLLRLTEPEFELRTRVSTLRRRPRRTAKPL; encoded by the coding sequence ATGGGGATCAAAACCGTATCGAGCCCATTCGGCGGCATAGGCCGCACCCGAGTCCTCCTGGCCTTGCGCCTGCTCTCCGAGAGCTATCCCCGCGAACTCGCTCGGGTGCTCGGGATGCCGTTCTCCAGCGTCCAGAAGGCCTTGCGCAGTCTCGAGAAGGACGGCCTCGTCGCGGGCAGGGCGCTCGGTCGGACCCGCGTCGTCCAGCTCGATCCGCGCTATTTCGCCGCCGAGGAGCTTCAGCGGTTTCTTCTGCGACTGACGGAGCCGGAGTTTGAGCTGAGGACCCGGGTCTCCACCCTACGCCGGCGACCCCGGCGTACCGCCAAGCCCTTGTGA
- a CDS encoding PaaI family thioesterase, translating into MEERLQGTLGDLLGIRFVEVSPERVVAQLAVRDDLKTLGGVLHGGTIMAFADTVAATATFLNLPPGAGTTTLESKTNFFAAGRSGHVRAETIPLHRGKRTMVWQTRITDESGRLLAQTVQTQMVLV; encoded by the coding sequence ATGGAAGAGCGCTTGCAGGGTACGCTCGGAGACCTCCTCGGGATCAGGTTCGTCGAGGTCAGCCCGGAGCGGGTCGTGGCGCAACTCGCGGTCCGAGACGATCTGAAGACGCTCGGTGGAGTGCTCCACGGGGGCACCATCATGGCGTTCGCCGATACGGTGGCGGCCACCGCCACCTTCCTGAACCTGCCCCCCGGCGCTGGGACGACCACTCTGGAATCCAAGACCAACTTCTTCGCGGCGGGCCGGTCCGGACACGTGCGCGCGGAGACGATCCCGCTCCATCGCGGGAAGCGGACGATGGTGTGGCAGACCCGGATCACGGATGAGAGCGGACGCCTGCTGGCGCAGACAGTCCAGACCCAGATGGTGCTGGTCTGA
- a CDS encoding group 1 truncated hemoglobin: MVETKPTLYERLRVVDAVGVPHQGRAAISLVVDDFVANVLADNRINARFKGLKPPAVFKLKADLSDQICQAAGGPCAYLGRDMKTAHTGMKITDAEWNATVAALTKALDKHKIPATEKNELIGLLAPMKGEIVGH; the protein is encoded by the coding sequence ATGGTGGAGACGAAGCCGACGCTCTACGAGCGGCTTCGGGTCGTCGATGCCGTGGGAGTTCCCCATCAGGGGCGCGCCGCGATCTCCCTGGTGGTGGACGACTTCGTCGCGAACGTCCTTGCCGATAACCGGATCAACGCGCGGTTCAAGGGGTTGAAGCCGCCGGCGGTGTTCAAGCTGAAGGCCGACCTGTCCGACCAGATCTGCCAGGCGGCGGGCGGCCCGTGCGCCTACCTGGGGAGAGACATGAAGACGGCCCACACGGGGATGAAGATCACCGACGCCGAGTGGAACGCTACGGTGGCGGCGCTGACCAAGGCCCTGGACAAGCACAAGATTCCCGCGACGGAGAAGAACGAACTGATTGGCCTCCTGGCCCCGATGAAGGGCGAGATCGTCGGACACTAG